The following are encoded in a window of Flavobacterium psychrotrophum genomic DNA:
- a CDS encoding S9 family peptidase produces MKYAKKSILFFLLAAMPVFAQQKITLEEIWGGAFRTKGMDELIALENTNQYTVLNNNWNAGTSAIDLYDFATLNKVGTLVESKSFSQLHGIDSYTFSKDEKKILLATDSNPIYRHSFTADFYIYDTATKQITQLAENKVQEPTFSPDGNKVAYVFDNNIYVHDIANGFTRPVTKDGKKNSIINGVCDWVYEEEFSFVKAYQWNATGDKIAYIRFDETDVPEFTMEVYDQGLYPKPQTFKYPKAGEKNSIVTLHIYDVKTNTDKEIKLGNYTDFYIPRIKWTNDAQTLSVQVINRHQNNLDLIFVDANSGAAKVVLNETDKAYVDITDNLTFLNDNSFIWTSEKEGYNHIYHYSKTGKLLDQVTKGKWEVTSYYGFDDKTGNIFYQSTENGSINRDVYRININGKNKIRLTNQAGTNDAKFSPNFDLFLNFYSSATQPQIFTLNSTKEGKLVKEVINNNPLKEKLTKYSLSPKEFTTITTEKGHVLNAWFIKPANFDPAKKHPVLMYQYSGPGSQQVANTWNTLNDYWYYMLAQEGYIVACVDGRGTGFKGAEFKKVTYKELGKFEVEDQIDAAKVISKYPYVDAGRIGIWGWSFGGFMSSNCILKGADVFKMAIAVAPVTNWRFYDSVYTERYMQTPQENAGGYDLNSPINFAKNLKGKYLLIHGSADDNVHLQNTMLMVEALVQANKQFDWAIYPDKNHGIYGGKTRLQLYTKMTNFIKENL; encoded by the coding sequence ATGAAATACGCTAAAAAGTCGATTTTATTCTTTTTATTAGCCGCAATGCCTGTTTTTGCTCAGCAAAAAATAACACTCGAAGAAATTTGGGGAGGCGCTTTTCGCACCAAAGGCATGGACGAGTTAATTGCCCTTGAAAACACAAACCAGTATACGGTTTTAAACAACAACTGGAATGCCGGTACAAGTGCGATAGACCTTTATGATTTTGCTACCTTAAACAAAGTAGGCACTCTGGTAGAAAGCAAAAGCTTCTCTCAACTGCATGGCATAGACAGCTACACGTTTAGCAAGGACGAAAAAAAGATACTTTTAGCTACAGACAGTAACCCTATTTACAGGCATTCTTTTACTGCCGACTTTTATATTTACGATACCGCTACTAAGCAAATAACGCAACTTGCAGAAAACAAAGTACAGGAGCCTACTTTTTCGCCGGATGGCAATAAGGTTGCCTATGTATTTGATAATAATATATATGTACACGACATTGCTAACGGATTTACGCGACCGGTAACTAAAGATGGCAAGAAGAACAGCATAATCAACGGCGTATGCGACTGGGTATATGAAGAAGAATTTTCTTTTGTAAAAGCCTATCAGTGGAATGCCACGGGAGATAAAATTGCGTATATCCGTTTTGATGAGACTGACGTACCTGAGTTTACCATGGAAGTGTACGACCAGGGGCTCTACCCTAAGCCACAAACCTTTAAATACCCAAAGGCAGGCGAAAAGAACAGCATTGTTACGCTGCATATTTATGATGTAAAGACCAATACTGATAAAGAAATTAAACTGGGTAATTATACCGATTTCTATATTCCGCGTATTAAATGGACTAACGATGCCCAAACACTGAGCGTGCAGGTTATTAACCGCCACCAGAACAACCTCGACCTTATTTTTGTGGATGCCAACAGTGGTGCTGCAAAAGTAGTACTCAACGAAACAGATAAGGCGTATGTAGACATTACCGATAACCTTACCTTTTTAAACGACAATAGCTTTATCTGGACCAGCGAAAAAGAAGGCTACAACCACATTTACCACTACAGCAAAACCGGCAAATTACTGGATCAGGTTACTAAAGGCAAATGGGAGGTAACATCGTACTACGGCTTTGACGATAAAACCGGTAATATTTTTTACCAGAGTACAGAGAACGGCAGCATCAACCGTGATGTATACCGTATTAATATCAACGGAAAAAACAAAATAAGGCTGACAAACCAGGCAGGTACGAACGATGCTAAATTCAGCCCGAATTTCGACCTGTTCCTTAACTTTTACTCAAGTGCTACACAGCCGCAAATTTTTACGCTTAACAGCACTAAAGAGGGCAAGCTTGTAAAAGAGGTAATCAATAACAATCCGCTTAAGGAAAAGCTTACCAAATACAGCCTTTCACCAAAAGAATTTACAACCATTACAACAGAGAAAGGCCATGTGCTTAATGCATGGTTTATAAAACCTGCCAACTTTGACCCTGCTAAAAAACATCCGGTACTTATGTACCAATATAGTGGCCCGGGCAGCCAGCAGGTAGCCAATACCTGGAATACTCTTAACGACTACTGGTATTATATGCTGGCACAAGAGGGGTATATTGTAGCCTGTGTAGACGGGCGCGGTACAGGTTTTAAAGGTGCAGAGTTTAAAAAAGTTACTTATAAAGAACTTGGTAAGTTTGAAGTAGAAGACCAGATAGATGCTGCAAAAGTTATAAGCAAATACCCTTATGTAGATGCAGGCCGCATAGGCATTTGGGGATGGAGCTTTGGCGGCTTTATGAGCAGTAACTGTATCCTGAAAGGGGCTGACGTGTTTAAAATGGCTATTGCCGTTGCACCGGTTACCAACTGGCGTTTTTATGACAGCGTATATACAGAACGTTATATGCAGACACCTCAGGAAAATGCAGGCGGGTACGACCTTAACTCGCCGATAAACTTTGCTAAAAACCTTAAAGGAAAATACCTGCTGATACACGGTAGTGCAGATGACAATGTGCACCTGCAAAATACCATGCTAATGGTAGAGGCACTGGTACAGGCTAACAAGCAGTTTGACTGGGCCATTTATCCTGATAAAAATCACGGCATCTACGGCGGTAAAACCAGGCTGCAACTGTACACTAAAATGACAAACTTTATTAAAGAAAACCTGTAA
- a CDS encoding hydroxymethylglutaryl-CoA reductase, degradative: protein MSKAISGFSKLGKEQKIEWLANGYFQDPERATETLKQYWNDNAALQKLHDEFIENTVSNFYLPLGIAPNFTINGKDYTIPMAIEESSVVAAASKSAKFWATRGGFKATVISTEKIGQVHFKYFGDGQKLVAFFEAIKPKLFIETEDLTKNMQKRGGGILDIELRDKTNLIEGYYQLHATFETVDSMGANFINSCLEQFSKTLREEALAFELFTESEKHIQVIMSILSNYVPNCVVRAEVSCPVADLNEDKNISPEEFAQKFVAAVQIAEVEPFRAVTHNKGVMNGIDAVVVATGNDFRAVEAGVHAYAAKDGHYSSLSHAKVEDGIFTFWLDVPLALGTVGGLTTLHPLVKFSLEMLGNPGAKELMQIVAVAGLAQNFAALRSLTTTGIQQGHMKMHLMNILNQLGANDLEKHATIKHFEKNTVSHSAAAEFLELLRTNDPAKIEEDFIR, encoded by the coding sequence ATGAGCAAGGCGATAAGCGGTTTTAGTAAACTGGGCAAAGAGCAAAAAATTGAATGGCTGGCAAATGGCTACTTTCAGGATCCCGAACGAGCTACCGAAACCCTCAAACAATACTGGAATGATAATGCCGCTCTGCAAAAGCTGCACGACGAGTTTATAGAAAATACGGTAAGTAATTTTTACCTGCCGCTGGGTATTGCGCCAAATTTTACCATAAATGGTAAAGACTATACCATACCCATGGCCATCGAAGAAAGTTCTGTAGTGGCTGCGGCAAGTAAATCGGCCAAATTCTGGGCTACTCGCGGTGGTTTTAAGGCTACCGTTATAAGTACTGAGAAGATAGGGCAGGTGCATTTTAAATACTTTGGCGATGGCCAAAAGCTGGTTGCCTTTTTTGAAGCGATTAAGCCAAAGCTGTTTATCGAAACCGAAGACCTTACTAAAAACATGCAAAAGCGTGGCGGTGGTATCCTTGATATCGAACTGCGCGATAAAACAAACCTGATAGAAGGCTATTACCAGCTGCATGCTACTTTTGAAACGGTAGACAGCATGGGTGCTAACTTTATCAATTCGTGCCTGGAGCAGTTTAGTAAGACCCTGCGTGAAGAAGCGCTGGCTTTTGAGCTGTTTACCGAAAGTGAAAAGCACATCCAGGTAATCATGAGCATCCTTAGCAACTACGTGCCCAATTGTGTGGTGCGTGCCGAGGTAAGCTGTCCGGTAGCCGACCTGAATGAAGATAAGAATATTTCGCCGGAGGAGTTTGCGCAAAAATTTGTTGCCGCCGTACAGATTGCCGAAGTGGAACCTTTTCGTGCGGTAACGCACAATAAAGGTGTAATGAACGGTATTGATGCTGTGGTGGTAGCAACGGGAAATGATTTTCGTGCAGTAGAGGCCGGTGTTCATGCCTATGCAGCTAAAGACGGGCATTACAGCAGCCTGAGCCATGCTAAGGTAGAAGATGGTATTTTTACCTTTTGGCTTGATGTGCCGTTGGCTTTAGGAACCGTGGGCGGACTTACAACGTTGCACCCGCTTGTAAAATTTTCGCTTGAAATGCTGGGTAATCCCGGAGCGAAAGAGCTGATGCAAATAGTAGCCGTAGCAGGACTGGCGCAAAACTTTGCAGCCCTGCGTTCGCTTACCACAACGGGTATACAGCAGGGGCATATGAAAATGCACCTAATGAACATACTGAACCAGCTGGGTGCTAATGACCTCGAAAAGCATGCTACTATAAAGCATTTTGAAAAAAATACTGTGAGCCATAGTGCCGCAGCCGAATTTTTAGAACTTTTACGCACTAACGACCCTGCCAAAATTGAAGAAGACTTTATACGCTAA
- a CDS encoding GYDIA family GHMP kinase, whose protein sequence is MKKTLYANGKLFLMGEYTVLDGSRAFAVPTKFGQSMDIEPNDDNVLRWASHDADGSIWLEASFSIEDIKWNRRESNPGPNTMLLKVLHAAHTANPEILSSGFDVTTKLTFPRNWGLGTSSTFIAMVAAWFGIDAYALLAATFGGSGYDIACAQHDTPIIYTLENGQPEVTPVDFYPAFADKLYFVYLNQKQNSRDAIMAYRERAFDKNDLVIRINRLIDELVYAPDLNSFSSALEKQEALLGGVLGIAPVQERLFPDFKGVVKSLGAWGGDFVLAVAEDNPIEYFTAKGFETIVPYSEMVL, encoded by the coding sequence TTGAAGAAGACTTTATACGCTAACGGGAAACTGTTTTTAATGGGCGAATATACCGTGCTCGACGGTTCGCGTGCTTTTGCCGTGCCCACTAAGTTTGGACAGTCTATGGATATCGAGCCAAATGATGATAACGTGCTACGCTGGGCGAGTCATGATGCTGACGGGTCGATATGGCTGGAGGCTTCTTTTTCGATTGAAGATATAAAGTGGAATCGCCGGGAATCGAACCCGGGTCCAAACACCATGCTTTTAAAAGTATTGCATGCCGCCCACACGGCAAATCCTGAAATTTTAAGCTCAGGGTTTGATGTAACCACAAAACTTACTTTTCCGCGAAATTGGGGCTTGGGCACCAGCTCTACGTTTATAGCCATGGTTGCAGCCTGGTTTGGCATTGATGCTTATGCGTTACTTGCGGCTACCTTTGGCGGCAGCGGTTATGACATTGCCTGCGCACAACACGATACTCCTATTATATATACGCTCGAAAATGGGCAGCCGGAAGTTACTCCGGTAGATTTTTATCCTGCCTTTGCAGATAAACTTTACTTTGTATACCTAAACCAAAAGCAAAACAGCCGCGATGCCATTATGGCCTATCGTGAAAGGGCGTTTGATAAGAATGATTTGGTAATACGCATAAACAGGCTCATAGATGAACTTGTTTATGCTCCCGACCTTAACTCCTTTTCGTCGGCATTAGAAAAACAGGAGGCTCTTTTAGGCGGTGTATTAGGCATTGCCCCGGTACAGGAACGCCTGTTTCCTGATTTTAAAGGGGTGGTAAAAAGCCTTGGTGCCTGGGGTGGCGATTTTGTTTTGGCTGTAGCCGAAGATAACCCAATTGAATATTTTACTGCTAAGGGCTTCGAAACTATAGTGCCATATAGTGAGATGGTCCTATAA
- a CDS encoding lysozyme inhibitor LprI family protein, whose protein sequence is MKNTLILFLLIPLWGFAQNEKENKHPIDIQFEDCKSGNTAEMIACANKEYDTWDKEMNKYYKLLMGVLGTEEKAKLKEAQRRWITYRDAEIEFAATLNRNKEGTMWPVFFGSTRASIVRTRALELIEYYEVETMN, encoded by the coding sequence ATGAAAAACACCTTAATCCTGTTTTTACTTATTCCTCTTTGGGGTTTTGCTCAAAATGAAAAAGAAAATAAACACCCTATAGATATCCAGTTTGAAGACTGTAAAAGTGGAAATACTGCAGAAATGATAGCATGTGCGAACAAGGAGTATGACACTTGGGATAAAGAAATGAATAAATACTATAAACTATTGATGGGCGTATTAGGCACAGAAGAAAAAGCAAAACTTAAGGAAGCACAACGTAGGTGGATTACCTATCGTGATGCGGAAATAGAATTTGCCGCCACGCTAAACCGCAATAAAGAAGGTACTATGTGGCCTGTTTTTTTTGGCAGTACTAGAGCATCAATTGTACGCACAAGGGCATTAGAACTAATAGAATATTATGAGGTAGAAACCATGAATTAA
- the tenA gene encoding thiaminase II, with product MKWSDDAWQAALPVYNKIIDMPFIKELADGTLDIEKFKYYLQQDAHYLEYFARTLAIAAAKLPDVDAMLQYIRFAEGAVVVERALHDSYFKQYNVGERAAISPTCHHYIHYLQSTAYSADVCVALAAVLPCFWIYKAVGDHIVSIAKNIGNPYHDWIATYTGEEFGLLVEKAIMLTNIAACNATALQHERMTEAFVYAARLEYGFWDSAYRLEVW from the coding sequence ATGAAATGGAGTGATGATGCCTGGCAGGCTGCCCTGCCCGTGTACAATAAGATTATTGACATGCCCTTTATAAAAGAACTAGCGGACGGCACTCTGGATATAGAAAAGTTTAAATATTACCTGCAACAGGATGCCCATTACCTTGAGTACTTTGCGCGTACGCTTGCCATTGCCGCTGCTAAGTTGCCAGATGTAGATGCCATGCTGCAATACATTCGCTTTGCCGAGGGAGCTGTGGTGGTAGAACGCGCCCTGCACGATTCATACTTTAAACAATACAATGTGGGAGAACGTGCTGCTATATCGCCTACGTGCCACCATTACATACACTATTTACAAAGCACCGCCTACAGTGCCGATGTTTGCGTAGCATTAGCTGCTGTACTGCCCTGTTTCTGGATTTATAAAGCCGTAGGGGACCATATTGTAAGCATTGCAAAAAACATTGGCAATCCCTACCACGACTGGATTGCTACCTATACGGGTGAAGAATTTGGCCTCTTAGTTGAAAAAGCTATCATGCTTACCAACATTGCTGCCTGCAATGCCACGGCACTACAGCACGAACGCATGACGGAAGCCTTTGTATATGCCGCACGCCTGGAGTATGGTTTTTGGGATAGCGCTTACAGACTGGAGGTTTGGTAA
- the thiD gene encoding bifunctional hydroxymethylpyrimidine kinase/phosphomethylpyrimidine kinase, whose protein sequence is MISKKYKYPVALTIAGSDSGGGAGIQADLKTFSALGCYGTSVITALTAQNTLGVTGIHSIPPDFVKEQLRAVLTDIRPQAIKIGMVHTPELATAIAEVLTEYKNIPVVLDPVMVATSGARLIEESATNRIISELFPLATIITPNLDEAALLANLPISGVEDMYEAGKAILREGAKGLLLKGGHLPGEQITSLLYINSSEPKVLVSQKVATDNTHGSGCTLSSAIAAFIARGETAETAVELAGEYVYNAILHGADVATGKGFGPLNHFYNPEKLIKNEME, encoded by the coding sequence ATGATCTCAAAAAAATATAAGTACCCTGTAGCACTAACCATTGCCGGATCTGATTCCGGTGGTGGGGCTGGCATACAGGCCGATTTAAAAACATTTAGCGCACTGGGTTGTTATGGCACCAGCGTTATCACGGCGCTTACAGCACAAAACACACTGGGCGTAACCGGCATACACAGCATACCCCCCGATTTTGTAAAAGAACAGTTGCGTGCAGTACTAACTGACATTAGGCCACAGGCCATAAAAATAGGCATGGTACATACCCCGGAACTCGCAACTGCCATTGCCGAAGTCCTGACCGAATATAAAAACATACCCGTAGTGCTTGACCCCGTAATGGTAGCCACCAGTGGTGCGCGCCTTATAGAGGAGTCGGCCACAAACCGTATTATTTCAGAATTATTTCCACTCGCTACTATTATTACCCCAAACCTTGACGAGGCTGCACTACTGGCTAACCTGCCTATAAGCGGTGTAGAAGATATGTATGAAGCCGGCAAAGCCATACTGCGCGAGGGTGCTAAAGGCCTACTGTTAAAAGGTGGCCACCTGCCGGGCGAACAAATAACGTCGCTACTCTACATTAACAGTAGCGAGCCAAAAGTGCTGGTATCGCAAAAGGTAGCAACCGATAACACACATGGTTCCGGCTGCACATTGTCGAGCGCCATAGCGGCATTTATTGCCCGTGGTGAAACTGCTGAAACCGCTGTGGAGCTGGCCGGAGAGTATGTGTACAACGCCATACTGCACGGAGCCGATGTAGCGACCGGAAAAGGCTTTGGCCCGCTTAACCATTTTTATAACCCTGAAAAACTCATTAAAAATGAAATGGAGTGA
- the thiE gene encoding thiamine phosphate synthase, which produces MQAFPYKLYLVVSEEACVDRDILWVTEEAIKGGVDIVQLREKHKTTAEFTSLAIKLKALLDKYNVPLIINDNIQVAMKVNAAGLHVGNSDMAPSHVKELWPECSLLGYSIEYIEQLSGIEVHYANHLGISPVFSTLTKTDTVTEWGLEGIAKICKLTHKPLVAIGNINANNAKAVINAGANCLAVVSAICGADDPRQAAMEIKNQIGIYDLKKI; this is translated from the coding sequence ATGCAGGCATTTCCGTATAAATTATACTTGGTTGTAAGCGAGGAAGCCTGCGTTGACCGCGACATACTTTGGGTTACAGAAGAAGCCATAAAAGGTGGTGTAGATATAGTACAACTGCGCGAAAAACACAAAACCACAGCCGAATTTACCTCGCTAGCCATTAAACTAAAAGCTCTGCTGGATAAATACAATGTACCGCTTATTATAAACGACAATATTCAGGTAGCAATGAAGGTAAACGCGGCAGGCCTGCACGTGGGCAATAGCGATATGGCACCCTCTCACGTTAAGGAGCTTTGGCCGGAATGTAGTTTATTGGGATATTCTATCGAATATATTGAGCAGCTATCGGGTATTGAAGTACATTATGCAAATCATTTGGGCATAAGTCCGGTTTTTAGCACGTTAACAAAGACGGATACCGTTACAGAATGGGGACTTGAAGGTATTGCAAAAATCTGCAAACTTACCCATAAACCATTGGTCGCCATTGGTAACATCAATGCAAATAATGCTAAAGCCGTTATCAATGCCGGTGCAAATTGCCTGGCGGTGGTTTCTGCCATTTGCGGTGCCGATGACCCAAGGCAGGCGGCGATGGAAATTAAAAATCAAATAGGAATATATGATCTCAAAAAAATATAA
- the thiM gene encoding hydroxyethylthiazole kinase — MKEHLWKSIQNVRQTSPLVHNITNYVVMNNTANALLAVGASPIMAHAHPEVEDMVALCHATVINIGTLDEYWVESMLKAASKAHVLGKPWILDPVGVGATAYRDETAAKLLEFKPTVIRGNASEIMALANAGITKTKGVDSLHKSTEAVAAAQWLNQNTGSVVCISGATDVIVSGNETLMLKNGHPLMQQVTGLGCSATALIGAFVGTAPANPFYATAAAMALLSIAGELAEKQSAGPGRLQVNLLDKLHNLTEEDFYAILNWEFTNAGISV, encoded by the coding sequence ATGAAAGAGCATTTATGGAAATCCATCCAAAATGTAAGGCAAACATCTCCCCTTGTACATAATATTACCAATTATGTGGTAATGAACAATACCGCAAATGCCCTGCTTGCCGTTGGTGCTTCGCCCATTATGGCGCATGCCCACCCTGAGGTTGAAGATATGGTAGCACTGTGCCATGCCACGGTTATCAACATTGGCACCCTAGATGAATATTGGGTAGAAAGCATGCTAAAGGCAGCATCAAAAGCCCATGTACTGGGCAAACCCTGGATACTCGACCCCGTGGGCGTAGGCGCAACAGCCTATCGAGATGAAACAGCGGCAAAACTCCTGGAATTTAAGCCTACAGTCATCCGCGGTAACGCATCAGAAATTATGGCTTTGGCAAATGCAGGTATTACAAAAACCAAAGGTGTAGACAGCCTGCACAAAAGCACCGAGGCTGTGGCTGCCGCCCAATGGCTTAACCAAAATACAGGGAGTGTAGTATGCATATCCGGCGCTACAGATGTTATTGTTTCCGGCAATGAAACCCTGATGCTTAAAAACGGACACCCACTTATGCAGCAGGTTACCGGGCTGGGCTGTAGTGCCACGGCTTTAATAGGCGCTTTTGTAGGTACAGCACCCGCTAATCCATTTTATGCAACTGCCGCCGCTATGGCATTGCTAAGCATAGCTGGAGAACTTGCCGAGAAGCAATCGGCCGGGCCGGGCAGACTTCAGGTTAATTTGCTGGACAAGCTACACAACCTTACCGAAGAAGATTTCTATGCTATTTTAAACTGGGAGTTTACTAATGCAGGCATTTCCGTATAA
- a CDS encoding S41 family peptidase: MTKYLLLIIVLISGCKTPGVAKNDEAIAYLNEVLSIMESHSVNRQKINWEDFRQKVMAKATNAKTIAQTYPAVQYAIKLLGDKHSYFAPVNDDTDDALGPPPILPDLEVPDDIGYIRVRYCMGNDSIKKAYITQITEDIKTRDKDNLKGWVVDLRGNFGGDMAPMLLGISPILGDGIAGYTAYPDGKYVTWQCHDNKLLFDDDVVTNPDTLILKNQNPYVAVLTDTLTASSGEAVTVAFKQRPKTRSFGQHTYGVSTSNEGFTLSDGSRMLLTVAVFADRNKNKYGIPVQPDEIIDPSKALERAIQWLKTR; this comes from the coding sequence ATGACTAAATATTTACTTCTTATCATAGTGCTTATTTCAGGCTGCAAAACACCTGGTGTAGCCAAAAATGATGAAGCTATTGCATATCTTAACGAAGTATTGTCAATAATGGAAAGCCACTCCGTTAACAGGCAAAAAATCAACTGGGAAGATTTTAGACAAAAAGTAATGGCTAAGGCTACCAATGCTAAAACAATAGCCCAAACATATCCGGCGGTGCAGTATGCCATAAAACTACTGGGAGATAAACACAGTTATTTTGCTCCTGTAAATGATGATACAGATGATGCGCTGGGTCCTCCACCCATATTACCTGATTTAGAAGTGCCTGATGATATTGGCTATATAAGAGTTCGCTATTGCATGGGTAACGACAGTATCAAAAAGGCTTACATTACCCAAATAACCGAGGACATAAAAACAAGGGACAAAGACAACCTTAAAGGCTGGGTGGTAGACCTTCGGGGTAACTTTGGGGGCGACATGGCGCCTATGCTACTTGGCATAAGCCCCATACTTGGAGATGGCATAGCGGGATATACAGCTTATCCTGACGGGAAATATGTAACGTGGCAATGCCATGACAATAAACTTCTTTTTGACGATGATGTAGTTACAAACCCAGACACACTTATTTTAAAAAATCAAAATCCATATGTTGCCGTACTTACCGATACACTTACGGCAAGCTCTGGCGAAGCCGTAACTGTGGCATTTAAACAACGCCCTAAAACACGTAGCTTTGGGCAACACACCTATGGCGTTTCTACTTCAAATGAAGGATTTACATTGTCAGATGGGTCGCGTATGTTGCTAACTGTTGCCGTATTTGCCGACAGAAATAAAAACAAATACGGTATTCCTGTACAGCCCGATGAAATTATAGATCCTTCAAAGGCTTTAGAACGTGCTATACAGTGGCTAAAAACAAGATGA
- a CDS encoding TIGR00266 family protein: MTAHEIDYHIYGEEMQYVEIELDPQEAVVAEAGSFMMMDNGIQMQTIFGDGTNQDQGFMGKLFSAGKRMLTGESLFMTVFLNQWSGKRKVSFASPYPGKIVPIDLRQFQGKFICQKDAFLCAAKGVSVGIEFSRKLGRGLFGGEGFIMQKLEGDGLAFVHAGGTLARKELAHGEVLKVDTGCIVGFSPSVNYDIEFIGGIRNTVFGGEGLFYATLTGPGVVYIQSLPFSRLAGRIYASAPQGGGSQRDEGSILGGLGNLLDGDNRF, translated from the coding sequence ATGACCGCACACGAAATTGACTACCATATTTATGGTGAAGAAATGCAATATGTAGAAATAGAGCTTGATCCGCAAGAAGCCGTAGTGGCTGAGGCCGGTAGCTTTATGATGATGGATAATGGCATACAAATGCAAACCATTTTTGGCGACGGCACCAACCAGGACCAGGGTTTTATGGGTAAGCTGTTCAGCGCCGGAAAGCGTATGCTAACGGGTGAAAGCCTTTTTATGACGGTATTCTTAAACCAGTGGAGTGGCAAGCGCAAGGTAAGCTTCGCATCGCCATATCCTGGTAAGATCGTACCAATAGACCTGAGACAGTTTCAGGGGAAATTCATTTGCCAGAAAGATGCATTTTTATGTGCCGCAAAAGGCGTATCAGTAGGCATCGAGTTTTCACGCAAGCTGGGGCGTGGGCTTTTTGGCGGCGAAGGCTTTATAATGCAAAAGCTGGAAGGCGATGGTTTGGCGTTTGTGCACGCAGGCGGTACACTGGCACGCAAAGAGCTTGCACATGGCGAAGTGTTAAAGGTAGACACAGGCTGTATCGTAGGTTTCTCGCCATCGGTAAATTATGACATTGAGTTTATAGGCGGTATCCGCAATACTGTTTTTGGTGGCGAAGGCTTATTCTACGCTACCCTTACCGGACCGGGTGTGGTATATATACAATCGTTGCCGTTTAGCAGGCTTGCAGGGCGCATTTATGCATCTGCGCCTCAGGGTGGTGGTAGCCAGCGCGACGAAGGCAGCATACTGGGCGGTTTAGGTAACCTTCTTGATGGAGACAATCGCTTTTAA
- a CDS encoding lycopene cyclase domain-containing protein, translating to MDTITYLLITLLLLLPWLAIYIYKERLRKKMLKTSFMGGLAGFIAEYWYFKDYWHPPTIMGKSVISFEDFIFGFTITGISVTIYETAFVSAFGKCKKNRKKLFGIMFLCGVAAMIIFNQLLGANSIIVSCTVFMILATVMITLRPDLFRMAILSGLLMIAVVLPVYTLLFDLLNTDYWDDYWLLAHTPLGITVLGNIPLSELCWYFSWGSFAGIAHHFASGNVQIKHAAIARQVTLP from the coding sequence ATGGATACGATAACCTACTTACTCATTACATTACTGCTACTGCTACCGTGGCTGGCAATATATATTTATAAAGAAAGGCTTCGCAAAAAAATGCTTAAGACAAGCTTTATGGGTGGCCTCGCCGGATTTATTGCCGAATATTGGTACTTTAAAGATTACTGGCACCCACCTACCATTATGGGTAAATCAGTAATTTCTTTTGAAGATTTTATATTCGGGTTTACCATTACAGGCATCTCAGTAACTATATATGAAACAGCTTTTGTATCAGCCTTTGGCAAGTGCAAAAAAAACCGTAAAAAATTATTTGGCATCATGTTCCTTTGTGGTGTGGCTGCCATGATAATCTTCAACCAGCTATTGGGCGCTAACTCCATTATTGTAAGTTGCACCGTGTTTATGATATTAGCCACTGTAATGATTACGCTACGCCCGGATCTGTTTCGAATGGCTATTCTTTCAGGCCTGCTGATGATAGCGGTAGTATTACCCGTATATACCCTGCTGTTTGACCTGCTCAATACCGATTATTGGGATGATTACTGGCTATTAGCACATACCCCACTAGGAATTACCGTTTTAGGAAACATACCCTTAAGCGAACTGTGCTGGTATTTCTCGTGGGGAAGCTTTGCCGGCATTGCCCATCACTTTGCCTCAGGAAACGTACAAATAAAGCACGCTGCCATAGCCAGACAGGTAACTTTACCATAA